The Siniperca chuatsi isolate FFG_IHB_CAS linkage group LG9, ASM2008510v1, whole genome shotgun sequence genome includes a region encoding these proteins:
- the LOC122881424 gene encoding zinc finger protein 836-like, with protein MMLGLQGTTSSSKVYRCVACSATFTGLASLLVHQATHASALSKVSATPQPNISPHETLFASMDSSREHPSPPALLPESPSPSFYICDCGEEFQDFNLMLEHKRSHVSQLQLLQPLDNNNVLCGTRCDKAFPTQHVSFSATVTQPGLVLSFPSTSRSPAVELPTLTDHKADVSLQDGIAIVTTSQGQCTPPQDDSEKQLENISATAEQTPETAEDMHFQDKTNSALGSENGANLPRNNLMKLVASAYMKRFPAPHSQNQNDNTVTPKQEVVPVDITPVAKTEVSPINDLSIAQLRRLLAAPGIKTKAPSISRVLESSKKRVVSLTKTFSPVVVLETRQKLKDPGSNGSYGRYQCGRCRRVFQNLDRLTEHHFLHKKERIKCCRRCKQLIIGRLPLPDNHVCPQFGNKTLQLSRSLKNKLPFAQKIVPFHSLSNTRKVFYCPLCKHSYARRWNLKMHKCQGLGSALPRQASPSIQKMLVLRSNNKAKTDVEVKAESQITKSVAVGTEVTGRIKVELTSPNSEQSAVSQLAWTNAAKSFSPFYPKSSMVEQHKDASLCGISPQQGEEISSWDAAAVDNEDSNEGQWTMPLDDEMEVLNSTEKAGNDREVKKSMSVEHAEMAPPSLRYFVRDGVKRYPCNRCQKTYSRPSTLRRHLRLCGFRPRGPGTVAQSGSQGATPLNANNMKPMFPCFVCGKTFNRKDNMMVHRQKCQLQRTMTDVDRGTVQQSVSGNATDCQTQEDDGGNWGIMSLPSVLPRRVTCECGVGFTSPRLLLEHLQKHAQESYTCPTCGETVNSWADYEVHLQIHMHPHHQLLKGLQPQRSQPLLLRFQQQRPQQQPSQSVHQLPQKQPRPEQFPNPTKKKQRIVCTRCGNTFATRCSLRRHISCNRCKGGRATNPPTNPPKTYHCSHCNSDFPNTISLLFHQRSGACKPAIKPVRCPVCLRWFGTVDALQKHLLTHKQSESYRCDVCQGTYPNLKSLKNHRRRIHRIMAGDTKPKTQEQLTSK; from the coding sequence ATGATGCTTGGGTTACAGGGAACTACTTCGTCCTCCAAAGTGTATCGTTGTGTGGCATGTTCAGCCACCTTCACTGGATTGGCGTCCTTGCTAGTACATCAGGCAACCCATGCCAGTGCGCTCTCCAAGGTCTCTGCCACTCCACAGCCTAACATCAGCCCACATGAAACACTGTTTGCAAGTATGGACTCATCCAGAGAGCATCCCAGTCCACCGGCACTCTTGCCTGAGAGCCCTTCACcttctttttatatttgtgattgTGGAGAGGAATTTCAGGACTTCAATCTTATGTTGGAGCATAAGCGTTCACATGTTTCACAACTACAGCTACTGCAACCTctggataataataatgttcTCTGTGGAACAAGGTGTGATAAAGCTTTTCCCACCCAGCATGTATCATTCAGTGCAACTGTAACCCAACCAGGTTTGGTCCTTAGTTTCCCCTCTACCTCAAGGTCCCCAGCTGTCGAACTACCCACATTAACAGACCATAAAGCAGATGTAAGCCTGCAGGATGGCATTGCCATAGTAACCACTTCTCAAGGCCAGTGTACACCCCCTCAAGATGACAGTGAGAAACAACTTGAAAACATATCAGCCACAGCAGAGCAAACACCAGAGACTGCAGAGGACATGCATTTCCAAGACAAAACTAATTCTGCTCTAGGCAGCGAAAATGGTGCAAATTTGCCCAGAAATAACCTAATGAAGTTGGTGGCATCAGCATACATGAAGCGCTTTCCAGCTCCTCATTCTCAGAATCAGAACGATAACACAGTTACCCCCAAACAAGAAGTCGTCCCCGTTGACATAACACCAGTAGCAAAAACTGAGGTGTCGCCGATCAACGATCTCTCTATTGCCCAGTTGAGGCGGCTGCTTGCAGCACCCGGTATAAAGACAAAAGCTCCATCCATCAGCAGAGTTCTTGAGTCTAGTAAGAAGAGGGTTGTCTCTCTGACTAAGACTTTCTCACCTGTTGTGGTTCTTGAAACCCGTCAAAAGCTCAAGGATCCTGGCAGTAATGGCTCATATGGGAGATATCAATGTGGCCGCTGTCGTAGGGTCTTTCAAAActtggacagactgacagagcaTCATTTCTTGCACAAAAAAGAGAGGATTAAATGTTGCCGTCGCTGCAAACAGCTGATCATTGGGCGGCTGCCTTTACCTGACAATCACGTATGCCCTCAGTTTGGAAACAAGACCTTACAGCTGTCAAGgtctttaaaaaacaagttaCCGTTTGCCCAAAAAATAGTGCCATTCCATAGTCTAAGCAATACAAGAAAAGTTTTCTATTGTCCATTGTGCAAGCACAGCTACGCGCGGAGGTGGAACCTCAAAATGCACAAGTGCCAGGGCCTAGGGTCAGCCCTCCCACGGCAGGCCAGTCCCTCCATTCAAAAAATGCTAGTATTGCGATCAAACAATAAAGCCAAAACAGATGTAGAGGTGAAAGCTGAATCTCAAATCACCAAGAGTGTTGCTGTGGGCACTGAAGTGACTGGTCGTATCAAGGTAGAGCTGACCTCTCCAAATTCAGAGCAATCTGCAGTTTCACAGTTGGCCTGGACTAATGCAGCAAAAAGCTTCTCACCATTCTACCCCAAATCTTCCATGGTGGAGCAGCACAAGGATGCCTCTCTGTGTGGGATTTCACCCCAGCAAGGAGAAGAAATCAGTAGTTGGGATGCAGCAGCAGTTGACAATGAAGACAGTAATGAAGGACAGTGGACAATGCCCTTGGATGATGAAATGGAGGTGCTTAACTCTACAGAGAAAGCTGGTAATgatagagaggtgaagaaaTCTATGTCAGTTGAACATGCAGAGATGGCGCCCCCTAGCCTGCGCTATTTTGTCAGAGATGGTGTAAAACGTTACCCTTGTAACAGGTGTCAGAAAACCTACAGTCGGCCATCTACTTTGAGGCGCCATCTAAGGCTGTGTGGGTTTAGGCCACGTGGACCTGGTACTGTAGCGCAGAGTGGTAGTCAGGGTGCCACTCCCCTAAATGCCAACAATATGAAACCAATGTTtccttgttttgtgtgtggGAAGACCTTTAACCGCAAAGATAACATGATGGTTCACAGACAGAAGTGTCAGTTGCAACGAACAATGACTGATGTGGATAGAGGGACTGTGCAGCAGAGTGTGTCAGGCAATGCAACAGATTGTCAAACCCAAGAGGATGATGGAGGAAACTGGGGCATCATGTCACTGCCCTCTGTACTTCCAAGGAGGGTGACATGTGAGTGTGGGGTTGGATTTACATCGCCAAGGCTTCTCCTGGAGCATCTGCAGAAGCATGCACAGGAATCATACACATGTCCGACTTGTGGAGAGACTGTTAATTCATGGGCAGACTACGAAGTTCATCTGCAGATCCATATGCATCCGCATCACCAGCTGCTGAAGGGACTACAACCACAACGATCACAACCTCTATTACTTCGATTTCAGCAACAGCGACctcagcagcagccatctcAGTCAGTGCATCAGCTTCCGCAGAAGCAGCCACGCCCAGAGCAGTTTCCAAAtccaacaaaaaagaaacaacggATTGTATGCACAAGATGTGGCAACACTTTCGCCACTCGCTGTTCCCTTCGAAGGCACATATCCTGCAATAGATGCAAAGGTGGACGGGCTACAAATCCACCCACAAACCCTCCCAAAACCTATCACTGTTCCCATTGCAACTCTGACTTCCCAAACACAATCAGTCTTCTATTTCACCAGAGGAGTGGGGCTTGCAAGCCCGCCATCAAGCCTGTGCGTTGCCCTGTTTGTCTTCGCTGGTTTGGCACTGTGGACGCTTTGCAGAAACACTTGCTTACTCACAAACAGTCTGAATCATATCGCTGTGATGTCTGTCAGGGTACATACCCAAACCTTAAATCTCTGAAAAACCACCGCAGGAGGATTCATCGCATCATGGCTGGAGACACTaagccaaaaacacaagaacagcTGACTTCTAAATGA
- the LOC122881437 gene encoding uncharacterized protein LOC122881437, with amino-acid sequence MNTSMSSLIMERGRQKLQNILEDGLGRDLMNAGRFCFSCEQIFANRKCLEEHMCSAASYICSCGTEFTEYKDMLEHSTTHEPGHQVLDHETIRKRRIEKRIEEEEQLKRLQTGEVVWKTPKLDNVPSISLPVNPMQSAQISQVPELYPSVSQASLLPNAISSTTDMKNIFAGVGAPTVDLWTLYQPVVLLQTVRTFNKKKPYTCGKCGQCFLTRTSLISHHSSHVTDKVSGCIGCGLLLSSKKVVPRFHVCNSPNTATKFRLITARPLGNNRLNEAGTVRSQNLSAWGPQATSSLQLKSQNTSAASKGGQAPHITSTLQLKNENMKTYNKSNRGLHVTPSLQLKSLNLSASKPYVTVALPSKSQSPNPSASDKSSQGLPVTPSRQMKMPANSASGVPSKPTQTSSVPNGFTCRVCHIPFETAQLLQRHKCVKAQEFMAQHVRGGKRHYKLKRVTPVANPSPAQMNGERKLVVPASGNIKKNQVMPVGLDKGQGAAPVNGKTGVDMDEDCYIVERGQDKPAEMIYQVTSSVPIKT; translated from the coding sequence ATGAACACATCCATGTCTAGCCTGAtcatggagagagggaggcaaaAACTGCAAAATATCCTGGAGGATGGCTTAGGCAGAGACTTGATGAACGCTGGCCGGTTTTGCTTCAGCTGTGAGCAGATATTTGCTAATAGGAAATGCCTGGAGGAACACATGTGTTCTGCTGCAAGTTACATCTGCTCCTGTGGAACTGAGTTTACTGAATACAAAGACATGCTGGAGCACAGCACTACACATGAACCAGGACATCAAGTGCTTGATCATGAAACAATAAGAAAGCGCAGAATTGAGAAGCGCatagaagaggaggagcagtTGAAAAGACTACAGACAGGTGAGGTTGTCTGGAAGACACCGAAATTGGACAATGTGCCATCAATTTCTTTGCCAGTGAACCCCATGCAGTCTGCGCAGATTTCACAAGTGCCTGAGTTGTACCCCTCTGTGTCACAAGCATCTTTGCTCCCAAACGCTATATCCTCTACAACAGACATGAAGAATATTTTTGCAGGTGTAGGTGCACCAACAGTAGATCTTTGGACACTTTACCAGCCAGTCGTGTTGTTGCAAACGGTGCGCACATTTAACAAGAAAAAGCCATACACTTGCGGTAAATGTGGGCAGTGTTTCCTGACAAGGACCTCTCTCATCTCCCATCACAGCTCTCATGTCACAGATAAAGTTTCTGGCTGTATAGGGTGTGGGCTGCTGCTCTCCAGCAAAAAGGTAGTGCCTCGCTTCCATGTTTGTAACTCACCCAACACTGCTACCAAATTCAGACTCATCACTGCAAGACCGCTGGGTAACAACAGGCTTAATGAAGCCGGTACAGTCAGGAGTCAGAATCTGAGTGCTTGGGGGCCTCAGGCCACGTCCTCACTACAGTTGAAAAGCCAGAATACCAGTGCAGCCAGTAAAGGCGGTCAGGCGCCTCACATCACTTCCACCCTCCAGTTGAAAAATGAGAATATGAAAACGTATAATAAAAGCAATCGGGGGCTTCATGTCACTCCATCCCTGCAGTTGAAGAGTCTGAATCTCAGTGCATCCAAGCCTTATGTCACTGTCGCCCTTCCGTCAAAGAGCCAGAGCCCAAATCCCAGTGCATCTGATAAAAGCAGTCAGGGGCTTCCTGTCACTCCCTCCAGGCAGATGAAGATGCCTGCAAACTCTGCATCAGGTGTACCAAGCAAACCAACACAGACATCCTCTGTACCAAATGGGTTTACATGTCGCGTCTGTCATATTCCTTTTGAAACTGCTCAGCTGCTTCAGAGGCACAAGTGTGTCAAAGCACAGGAGTTTATGGCCCAGCACGTGCGAGGTGGTAAACGGCATTACAAGCTAAAGAGGGTGACGCCAGTGGCAAACCCAAGTCCTGCTCAGATGAATGGTGAGCGAAAACttgtggttccagcttctggTAACATAAAGAAAAACCAAGTCATGCCTGTTGGTCTGGACAAAGGGCAAGGGGCGGCTCCTGTGAATGGGAAAACAGGTGTGGATATGGATGAGGATTGTTACATCGTTGAAAGGGGACAAGACAAACCTGCTGAGATGATTTACCAAGTTACCTCATCTGTCCCTATTAAGACTTGA